One window of the Eucalyptus grandis isolate ANBG69807.140 chromosome 8, ASM1654582v1, whole genome shotgun sequence genome contains the following:
- the LOC104456922 gene encoding LOW QUALITY PROTEIN: putative wall-associated receptor kinase-like 16 (The sequence of the model RefSeq protein was modified relative to this genomic sequence to represent the inferred CDS: inserted 1 base in 1 codon), with protein MRMPNFGFFKTMDLSSLSILTSILLLLPLFNRVSYCQQPYVDDEQRLNCSSTLPQLKGYVCNGPQTQCQSFLTFRSTSVYNSPLTIASLLNSDASDIATINNIKSTAEEIPYGNLVIVPVPCHCTGTIYSHQASYTVVKDDTYFNLANITFQGLIFCRALIDQNYYYGEDLAIDAQLQVPLRCACPSTNETANGAESLLTYLVTPGDSINSIAERYGVAAQSVMEANMLTDTSVVYAFTPILVPLYCARNSKSSFCHCPNGYTEGAPRNGLNCMADQKKFPFKLVLAIGAGIGMGVLSLLLFSYCLYRYLRKQRDRIVKEKLFKQNGGLLLQQKFSGYGRDGKAAIFSEEDLQRATDNYSQSRVLGQGGFGTVYKGMLPDGTIVAVKKSKAINTGQIKQFINEVVVLSQVNHRNIVKLIGCCLETELPLLVYEFIPNGTLSQHIHQQDKDRSLSWEDRYRIACEVSGAVAYMHSAASIPIYHRDIKPSNILLDDNYTAKVSDFGTSRPVPSDKTHLTTAVQGTFGYLDPEYFQSSHFTDKSDVYSFGVVLVELLTGQKPXIFSGDDEGRHLVANFILLMKENGLSEILDPVVANEAKEEDVLAVATLAMRCLRLNGRKRPPMREVVMELEGLRKSQSFSQTSQSPCVYEDGLPGEESIDTTSMSLKIESISL; from the exons ATGCGCATGCCGAATTTCGGTTTTTTCAAAACCATGGATCTCTCATCCCTCTCGATCTTAACATCAATCCTATTACTCTTACCTCTGTTTAATCGCGTATCCTACTGTCAACAGCCATATGTCGACGATGAGCAGCGGCTCAACTGCTCATCCACATTACCTCAACTGAAAGGCTACGTCTGCAATGGCCCTCAAACTCAATGCCAGTCCTTCCTGACCTTTCGATCTACCTCAGTATACAACTCACCGCTCACCATCGCCTCGCTGCTCAACTCAGATGCGTCGGACATAGCCACCATCAACAACATCAAATCCACTGCCGAAGAGATACCGTATGGTAACTTGGTCATAGTTCCAGTTCCTTGCCATTGCACTGGAACTATTTACTCGCATCAGGCCTCTTACACTGTGGTCAAGGATGATACCTATTTCAACTTGGCCAATATTACATTCCAAGGCCTTATCTTTTGCCGGGCTCTCATTGATCAGAACTACTATTATGGTGAGGATCTTGCTATAGATGCACAGCTGCAGGTTCCACTAAGATGTGCATGTCCAAGTACTAATGAGACAGCAAATGGGGCTGAATCCTTGCTTACATATCTAGTGACACCCGGCGATTCTATAAATTCAATCGCAGAAAGATATGGCGTTGCTGCGCAAAGCGTTATGGAGGCAAATATGTTGACGGACACCTCTGTGGTGTATGCTTTTACTCCCATCCTCGTTCCCCTTTATTGTGCAAGAAATTCCAAGAGTTCCTTCTGTCATTGTCCCAATGGATATACCGAAGGTGCACCCAGAAATGGCCTCAATTGCATGGCCGACCAGAAGAAGTTTCCTTTCAAGCTGGTTCTTGCGATAG GTGCCGGCATAGGTATGGGAGTCTTGAGTCTTTTGCTGTTCAGCTACTGCCTGTACAGATATCTAAGGAAGCAAAGAGACAGAATTGTCAAGGAGAAACTGTTCAAGCAAAATGGCGGTTTGTTGTTGCAACAAAAGTTCTCAGGTTATGGAAGAGATGGAAAAGCAGCAATATTCTCTGAAGAAGATCTGCAAAGAGCAACGGATAACTACAGCCAGAGCAGGGTTCTTGGTCAAGGTGGGTTCGGCACGGTTTACAAAGGAATGCTACCGGATGGTACCATAGTTGCTGTGAAGAAGTCGAAGGCCATCAACACAGGCCAAATCAAGCAGTTTATTAATGAAGTGGTTGTTCTTTCACAGGTTAATCATCGGAACATTGTGAAATTGATAGGATGTTGTTTGGAGACTGAGCTTCCTTTACTAGTGTATGAGTTCATCCCTAATGGCACCCTGTCCCAGCATATTCATCAGCAGGACAAAGATAGATCTCTTTCATGGGAAGATCGGTATCGAATTGCGTGTGAAGTTTCTGGAGCAGTAGCATACATGCATTCTGCAGCTTCAATTCCCATTTATCATCGAGACATAAAACCTTCAAACATTCTGTTAGATGACAATTATACTGCAAAAGTCTCTGATTTTGGTACCTCAAGGCCAGTTCCATCTGACAAAACTCACCTGACAACGGCCGTGCAAGGTACCTTCGGATACTTGGACCCGGAATACTTCCAATCTAGTCATTTCACAGATAAAAGTGATGTATACAGTTTTGGAGTAGTGCTAGTTGAGTTACTTACAGGGCAGAAGC ACATCTTCTCAGGAGATGACGAAGGGAGACATCTAGTTGCTAACTTTATCTTGCTAATGAAGGAAAACGGTTTGTCAGAGATCCTAGATCCTGTTGTGGCTAATGAAGCAAAGGAGGAGGATGTTCTAGCAGTGGCAACGCTAGCCATGAGGTGTTTGAGATTAAATGGGAGAAAGAGACCTCCTATGAGAGAGGTTGTGATGGAGCTTGAAGGACTTAGAAAATCTCAGAGTTTCTCTCAGACCAGCCAAAGTCCTTGTGTATACGAAGATGGACTGCCCGGTGAAGAATCAATAGATACCACATCCATGTCACTTAAAATTGAATCCATCTCTTTATAG
- the LOC104456923 gene encoding uncharacterized protein LOC104456923 isoform X2: MSGKKVLLTYKRKRPSSTISLAQEPGQEDSALEGLAITPSAKEVCENKFWENQHVHDKSPSHSCLTEQDPLASSPTGSSWRLKEDDSTNEPDAPLLAVHASKSHLSHNPSTDASVQNFNELSTAYTESQGQKNGDHSESYPIYASESKSDDGCSVCCTDSLLLAVDAEKEGRYSLNSTFQEKCGFPDGKVLSVGTSNPEDNGSLFKKKSAFVSGKLHEKMKSPTPLITFKRRHIKKKCVGIDVESKLLPEKNFCKELQQGINFIHGEQCLSAATCQCCPEDEGTVSKMPEADLHRIRITDQIKDVDLISTHSGSFPGKKIVTEGKQVQNVETKSSGASPSVGSIADVNSDNTLNVKRDFLLKSSRSIVVDNSTADATGSGKRTEGSKCRLQTGEESQKFSVDGSKITSKPDSGRRELYSPCLNLSIAPPDSRATRESINLNVDFQSQPANCWSRAVHSSSPSPNEFNGSPSQEVSTSGFVNVIEETVGECRSLNQRQVHTNSCSDEELHAKHNNDLTSNCLMTEVSPKIKCMQLLVDGETKKSLRSPINSPETATFHGPDAREDLQLGLDTTHYMDQTLSRSQFAGSYLPTETRIGGCAYLNSSTSVPWSDREFMLHAFPPVFSSHRSVLHRHKQMLDNIMNRAKALAGKENMRDQLKPYVDMWSEEELDVLWIGVRRYGKNNWDAMLRDPRLHFSPCRVARDLADRWEAEQIKLLSGHWSPQFKTSSTQDQLFSNYLLNPGTLRGNVMDETRLSLGNIYAHRKTKRRRLNCPDLFNYGIQQLQGDYPRRNLYADLLEKNCDRMSFEYMERDATARLSGSFYRGVRGVEGNLPHWLREVVNTPPPRLTEQTQSSCLSSISPSDNIQIVGPYSDSGEPHLGSTNSVGGSCNALRPGNMQPSDSAAFEGNFSLQTGHEAAEFAKASEHHVGKKDDLIVIDSDASSEETISDDNCVRL; the protein is encoded by the exons ATGTCTGGCAAAAAAGTGCTTCTGACATACAAGAGGAAACGGCCATCATCAACAATAAGTCTTGCTCAAGAACCAGGACAGGAGGATTCAGCTTTAGAAGGTTTGGCAATCACACCAAGCGCGAAAGAAGTatgtgaaaacaaattttgggaaaatcag CATGTTCATGACAAAAGCCCAAGTCACAGCTGTCTCACAGAACAAGATCCCTTGGCATCTTCACCCACTGGTAGTTCTTGGAGGCTTAAGGAGGATGACAGCACTAATGAACCTGATGCACCGTTATTGGCTGTTCATGCATCTAAATCACATCTATCGCATAATCCTTCTACAGATGCATCTGTTCAGAACTTCAATGAATTGTCTACAGCATATACGGAGTCACAGGGTCAGAAAAATGGTGACCATTCGGAGTCCTATCCAATATATGCATCCGAATCCAAATCTGATGATGGCTGCTCAGTCTGTTGTACTGATTCCCTGTTATTGGCTGTTGATGCTGAGAAGGAAGGCCGTTATAGCTTAAATTCAACATTTCAGGAAAAGTGTGGCTTTCCGGATGGCAAGGTTTTATCTGTAGGAACATCAAACCCGGAGGACAATGGTTCACTCTTTAAGAAGAAGTCAGCTTTTGTATCTGGCAAGTTGCATGAGAAAATGAAATCACCCACTCCATTAATTACATTCAAGAGAAGGCACATAAAGAAAAAGTGTGTAGGCATTGATGTAGAAAGCAAATTGCTACCCGAGAAGAACTTTTGTAAGGAGCTTCAACAAGGGATCAACTTCATTCATGGCGAACAGTGTCTGTCTGCTGCAACATGTCAGTGCTGCCCTGAAGATGAGGGAACAGTGTCAAAAATGCCTGAGGCTGATTTACATAGGATCCGTATAACTGATCAA ATAAAAGATGTTGATTTGATATCAACTCATTCTGGATCTTTTCCTGGAAAAAAGAT CGTGACTGAGGGGAAACAAGTGCAAAATGTGGAAACAAAGTCTAGTGGTGCCTCGCCTAGTGTTGGATCAATAGCAGATGTTAACTCTGATAATACTTTGAATGTCAAGAGAGACTTTCTTCTTAAGTCCTCCCGATCTATTGTAGTTGACAACTCCACTGCCGACGCCACAGGCAGTGGCAAACGAACTGAAGGTTCTAAATGCCGACTGCAAACTGGTGAGGAATCTCAAAAATTTTCAGTTGATGGTAGCAAGATCACATCTAAACCAGACTCTGGGAGAAGAGAATTATATAGTCCATGTTTAAATCTGTCTATTGCACCCCCCG ATTCTCGTGCTACACGGGAAAGCATCAATTTAAACGTGGATTTTCAGAGTCAACCAGCAAATTGTTGGTCTAGAGCTGTTCATAGCTCATCTCCCTCCCCAAATGAATTTAATGGCTCTCCCTCACAAGAAGTGTCTACTTCAGGTTTCGTGAATGTCATAGAAGAGACGGTGGGAGAATGTCGATCCCTCAACCAAAGACAAGTGCATACTAATTCATGTAGTGATGAGGAACTTCATGCCAAGCACAACAATGATTTGACTTCCAATTGTTTGATGACGGAAGTTTCACCAAAGATCAAATGCATGCAG CTCCTTGTGGATGGTGAAACTAAAAAATCATTGCGCTCGCCAATAAATTCCCCAGAAACGGCTACTTTCCATGGTCCTGATGCAAGAGAAGATCTCCAGTTAGGACTTGATACTACTCATTACATGGATCAAACGTTAAGCAGATCTCAGTTTGCAGGTTCATATCTGCCAACTGAAACTAGGATTGGTGGGTGCGCCTATTTAAACAGCTCCACTTCAGTGCCTTGGAGTGATAGAGAATTCATGCTGCATGCATTTCCCCCAGTTTTCTCAAGCCACAGATCAGTGCTTCACAGACACAAACAGATGCTTGATAACATTATGAATCGAGCTAAAGCTTTggctggaaaagaaaatatgcgAGACCAGCTTAAGCCATATGTTGATATGTGGTCAGAAGAGGAGTTGGATGTTCTCTGGATAGGCGTGAGAAGGTACGGAAAGAATAATTGGGATGCCATGCTAAGGGATCCGAGATTGCACTTCTCACCTTGCAGGGTGGCGAGGGACCTTGCTGATCGATGGGAGGCCGAGCAGATTAAACTTTTGAGTGGTCATTGGTCACCGCAATTCAAAACCTCAAGTACACAGGATCAGCTGTTTAGTAATTATCTTCTTAATCCTGGGACTCTACGAGGAAATGTGATGGATGAGACCCGACTCTCACTTGGGAACATATATGCTCATAGAAAGACTAAGAGGCGCCGCCTGAATTGTCCAGATCTTTTCAACTATGGCATTCAGCAGCTCCAGGGTGATTATCCTAGAAGAAATCTATATGCAGATTTACTTGAGAAGAACTGCGATAGAATGTCTTTTGAGTATATGGAAAGAGATGCAACGGCAAGGCTTAGTGGGAGCTTTTATAGGGGGGTTCGAGGAGTGGAAGGTAATTTGCCCCATTGGTTGAGGGAAGTTGTTAATACACCTCCGCCAAGGTTGACCGAGCAAACTCAGTCCTCATGTCTTTCTTCCATTTCTCCTTCCGACAATATACAGATAGTTGGACCTTATTCAGATTCTGGTGAGCCACACTTGGGATCAACTAACAGCGTAGGTGGTAGCTGCAACGCCTTGAGGCCAGGTAATATGCAGCCCTCTGATAGTGCTGCTTTTGAAGGCAACTTCTCATTGCAAACGGGGCATGAAGCAGCTGAATTTGCCAAGGCTTCTGAGCATCACGTTGGTAAAAAAGATGATTTGATTGTCATCGACAGTGATGCATCTTCTGAAGAGACCATATCTGATGATAACTGTGTTAGGCTGTGA
- the LOC104456923 gene encoding uncharacterized protein LOC104456923 isoform X1, producing the protein MSGKKVLLTYKRKRPSSTISLAQEPGQEDSALEGLAITPSAKEVCENKFWENQVANMLHVHDKSPSHSCLTEQDPLASSPTGSSWRLKEDDSTNEPDAPLLAVHASKSHLSHNPSTDASVQNFNELSTAYTESQGQKNGDHSESYPIYASESKSDDGCSVCCTDSLLLAVDAEKEGRYSLNSTFQEKCGFPDGKVLSVGTSNPEDNGSLFKKKSAFVSGKLHEKMKSPTPLITFKRRHIKKKCVGIDVESKLLPEKNFCKELQQGINFIHGEQCLSAATCQCCPEDEGTVSKMPEADLHRIRITDQIKDVDLISTHSGSFPGKKIVTEGKQVQNVETKSSGASPSVGSIADVNSDNTLNVKRDFLLKSSRSIVVDNSTADATGSGKRTEGSKCRLQTGEESQKFSVDGSKITSKPDSGRRELYSPCLNLSIAPPDSRATRESINLNVDFQSQPANCWSRAVHSSSPSPNEFNGSPSQEVSTSGFVNVIEETVGECRSLNQRQVHTNSCSDEELHAKHNNDLTSNCLMTEVSPKIKCMQLLVDGETKKSLRSPINSPETATFHGPDAREDLQLGLDTTHYMDQTLSRSQFAGSYLPTETRIGGCAYLNSSTSVPWSDREFMLHAFPPVFSSHRSVLHRHKQMLDNIMNRAKALAGKENMRDQLKPYVDMWSEEELDVLWIGVRRYGKNNWDAMLRDPRLHFSPCRVARDLADRWEAEQIKLLSGHWSPQFKTSSTQDQLFSNYLLNPGTLRGNVMDETRLSLGNIYAHRKTKRRRLNCPDLFNYGIQQLQGDYPRRNLYADLLEKNCDRMSFEYMERDATARLSGSFYRGVRGVEGNLPHWLREVVNTPPPRLTEQTQSSCLSSISPSDNIQIVGPYSDSGEPHLGSTNSVGGSCNALRPGNMQPSDSAAFEGNFSLQTGHEAAEFAKASEHHVGKKDDLIVIDSDASSEETISDDNCVRL; encoded by the exons ATGTCTGGCAAAAAAGTGCTTCTGACATACAAGAGGAAACGGCCATCATCAACAATAAGTCTTGCTCAAGAACCAGGACAGGAGGATTCAGCTTTAGAAGGTTTGGCAATCACACCAAGCGCGAAAGAAGTatgtgaaaacaaattttgggaaaatcaggTAGCAAATATGCTG CATGTTCATGACAAAAGCCCAAGTCACAGCTGTCTCACAGAACAAGATCCCTTGGCATCTTCACCCACTGGTAGTTCTTGGAGGCTTAAGGAGGATGACAGCACTAATGAACCTGATGCACCGTTATTGGCTGTTCATGCATCTAAATCACATCTATCGCATAATCCTTCTACAGATGCATCTGTTCAGAACTTCAATGAATTGTCTACAGCATATACGGAGTCACAGGGTCAGAAAAATGGTGACCATTCGGAGTCCTATCCAATATATGCATCCGAATCCAAATCTGATGATGGCTGCTCAGTCTGTTGTACTGATTCCCTGTTATTGGCTGTTGATGCTGAGAAGGAAGGCCGTTATAGCTTAAATTCAACATTTCAGGAAAAGTGTGGCTTTCCGGATGGCAAGGTTTTATCTGTAGGAACATCAAACCCGGAGGACAATGGTTCACTCTTTAAGAAGAAGTCAGCTTTTGTATCTGGCAAGTTGCATGAGAAAATGAAATCACCCACTCCATTAATTACATTCAAGAGAAGGCACATAAAGAAAAAGTGTGTAGGCATTGATGTAGAAAGCAAATTGCTACCCGAGAAGAACTTTTGTAAGGAGCTTCAACAAGGGATCAACTTCATTCATGGCGAACAGTGTCTGTCTGCTGCAACATGTCAGTGCTGCCCTGAAGATGAGGGAACAGTGTCAAAAATGCCTGAGGCTGATTTACATAGGATCCGTATAACTGATCAA ATAAAAGATGTTGATTTGATATCAACTCATTCTGGATCTTTTCCTGGAAAAAAGAT CGTGACTGAGGGGAAACAAGTGCAAAATGTGGAAACAAAGTCTAGTGGTGCCTCGCCTAGTGTTGGATCAATAGCAGATGTTAACTCTGATAATACTTTGAATGTCAAGAGAGACTTTCTTCTTAAGTCCTCCCGATCTATTGTAGTTGACAACTCCACTGCCGACGCCACAGGCAGTGGCAAACGAACTGAAGGTTCTAAATGCCGACTGCAAACTGGTGAGGAATCTCAAAAATTTTCAGTTGATGGTAGCAAGATCACATCTAAACCAGACTCTGGGAGAAGAGAATTATATAGTCCATGTTTAAATCTGTCTATTGCACCCCCCG ATTCTCGTGCTACACGGGAAAGCATCAATTTAAACGTGGATTTTCAGAGTCAACCAGCAAATTGTTGGTCTAGAGCTGTTCATAGCTCATCTCCCTCCCCAAATGAATTTAATGGCTCTCCCTCACAAGAAGTGTCTACTTCAGGTTTCGTGAATGTCATAGAAGAGACGGTGGGAGAATGTCGATCCCTCAACCAAAGACAAGTGCATACTAATTCATGTAGTGATGAGGAACTTCATGCCAAGCACAACAATGATTTGACTTCCAATTGTTTGATGACGGAAGTTTCACCAAAGATCAAATGCATGCAG CTCCTTGTGGATGGTGAAACTAAAAAATCATTGCGCTCGCCAATAAATTCCCCAGAAACGGCTACTTTCCATGGTCCTGATGCAAGAGAAGATCTCCAGTTAGGACTTGATACTACTCATTACATGGATCAAACGTTAAGCAGATCTCAGTTTGCAGGTTCATATCTGCCAACTGAAACTAGGATTGGTGGGTGCGCCTATTTAAACAGCTCCACTTCAGTGCCTTGGAGTGATAGAGAATTCATGCTGCATGCATTTCCCCCAGTTTTCTCAAGCCACAGATCAGTGCTTCACAGACACAAACAGATGCTTGATAACATTATGAATCGAGCTAAAGCTTTggctggaaaagaaaatatgcgAGACCAGCTTAAGCCATATGTTGATATGTGGTCAGAAGAGGAGTTGGATGTTCTCTGGATAGGCGTGAGAAGGTACGGAAAGAATAATTGGGATGCCATGCTAAGGGATCCGAGATTGCACTTCTCACCTTGCAGGGTGGCGAGGGACCTTGCTGATCGATGGGAGGCCGAGCAGATTAAACTTTTGAGTGGTCATTGGTCACCGCAATTCAAAACCTCAAGTACACAGGATCAGCTGTTTAGTAATTATCTTCTTAATCCTGGGACTCTACGAGGAAATGTGATGGATGAGACCCGACTCTCACTTGGGAACATATATGCTCATAGAAAGACTAAGAGGCGCCGCCTGAATTGTCCAGATCTTTTCAACTATGGCATTCAGCAGCTCCAGGGTGATTATCCTAGAAGAAATCTATATGCAGATTTACTTGAGAAGAACTGCGATAGAATGTCTTTTGAGTATATGGAAAGAGATGCAACGGCAAGGCTTAGTGGGAGCTTTTATAGGGGGGTTCGAGGAGTGGAAGGTAATTTGCCCCATTGGTTGAGGGAAGTTGTTAATACACCTCCGCCAAGGTTGACCGAGCAAACTCAGTCCTCATGTCTTTCTTCCATTTCTCCTTCCGACAATATACAGATAGTTGGACCTTATTCAGATTCTGGTGAGCCACACTTGGGATCAACTAACAGCGTAGGTGGTAGCTGCAACGCCTTGAGGCCAGGTAATATGCAGCCCTCTGATAGTGCTGCTTTTGAAGGCAACTTCTCATTGCAAACGGGGCATGAAGCAGCTGAATTTGCCAAGGCTTCTGAGCATCACGTTGGTAAAAAAGATGATTTGATTGTCATCGACAGTGATGCATCTTCTGAAGAGACCATATCTGATGATAACTGTGTTAGGCTGTGA
- the LOC120287542 gene encoding wall-associated receptor kinase-like 9: MPNLSYSKNHGSLILSILTSILLLLPLFNRVSYCQQPYVDDEQRLNCSSTLPQLKGYLCNGPQTQCQSFLTFRSTSAYNSPLTIASLLNSDASDIATINNIKSTAEEIPYGDLVIVPVPCHCTGTIYSHHASYTVVKDDTYFNLANITFQGLIFCQAFNDQNYYNGEDLARDAHLRVPLRCACPSTKETANGVESLLTYLVTHGDSIKSIAERYGVTAQSVMEANMLTDTSVVNAFTPILVLLYCAKNSKSSFCYCPNGYAEGAPRNGLNCMPDQKKFPFKLVLAIGTGIGMGVLSLSLLSYCLYRYLRKQRDRIVKEKLFKQNGGLLLQQKFSRYGRDGKAAIFSEEDLQRATDNYSQSRVLGQGGFGTVYKGMLPDGTIVAVKKSKAINTGQIKQFINEVVVLSQVNHRNIVKLIGCCLETKLPLLVYEFIPNGTLSQHIHQQDKDRSLSWEDRYRIACEVAGAVAYMHSAASIPIYHRDIKPSNILLDDNYTAKVSDFGTSRPVPSDKTHLTTAVQGTFGYLDPEYFRSSHFTDKSDVYSLELCLLSYSQGKPTSFSGDEDGRHLVASFVMLMKESRLPKILDPVVANEAKAEDVLAVATLAMRCLRLNGRKRPPMREVVMELEGLRKSQSFSQTSQSPCVFEDGLPGDAIEESIDTTSMSLKIESISL, translated from the exons ATGCCGAATCTCAGTTATTCCAAAAACCATGGATCTCTCATCCTCTCGATCTTAACATCAATCCTATTACTCTTACCTCTGTTTAATCGCGTATCCTACTGTCAACAGCCATATGTCGACGATGAGCAGCGGCTCAACTGCTCATCCACATTACCTCAACTGAAAGGCTACCTCTGCAATGGCCCTCAAACTCAATGCCAGTCCTTCCTGACCTTTCGATCTACCTCAGCATACAACTCACCGCTCACCATCGCCTCACTGCTCAACTCAGACGCGTCGGACATAGCCACCATCAACAACATCAAATCCACTGCCGAAGAGATACCGTATGGTGACTTGGTCATAGTTCCAGTTCCTTGCCATTGCACCGGAACTATTTACTCGCATCATGCCTCTTACACTGTGGTCAAGGATGATACCTATTTCAACTTGGCCAATATTACATTCCAAGGCCTTATCTTTTGCCAGGCTTTCAATGATCAGAACTACTATAATGGTGAGGACCTTGCTAGAGATGCACATCTGCGGGTTCCACTAAGATGTGCATGCCCAAGTACTAAGGAGACAGCAAATGGGGTTGAATCCTTGCTTACATATCTAGTGACACACGGCGATTCTATAAAATCAATCGCAGAAAGATATGGCGTCACTGCGCAAAGCGTTATGGAGGCAAATATGTTGACGGACACCTCTGTGGTGAACGCTTTTACTCCCATCCTCGTTCTGCTTTATTGTGCAAAAAATTCCAAGAGTTCCTTCTGTTATTGTCCTAATGGATATGCCGAAGGTGCACCCAGAAATGGCCTCAATTGCATGCCTGACCAGAAGAAGTTTCCTTTCAAGCTGGTTCTTGCGATAG GTACCGGCATAGGTATGGGAGTCTTGAGTCTTTCCCTGCTCAGCTACTGCCTGTACAGATATCTAAGGAAGCAAAGAGACAGAATTGTCAAGGAGAAACTGTTCAAGCAAAATGGCGGTTTGCTGTTGCAACAAAAGTTCTCACGTTATGGAAGAGATGGAAAAGCAGCAATATTCTCTGAAGAAGATCTGCAAAGAGCAACGGATAACTACAGCCAGAGCAGGGTTCTTGGTCAAGGTGGGTTTGGCACGGTTTACAAAGGAATGCTACCAGATGGTACCATAGTTGCTGTGAAGAAGTCGAAGGCCATCAACACAGGCCAAATCAAGCAGTTTATTAATGAAGTGGTTGTTCTATCACAGGTTAATCATCGGAACATTGTAAAATTGATAGGATGTTGTTTGGAGACCAAGCTTCCTTTACTAGTGTATGAGTTCATCCCTAATGGCACCCTGTCCCAGCATATTCATCAGCAGGACAAAGATAGATCTCTTTCATGGGAAGATCGTTATCGAATCGCGTGTGAAGTTGCTGGAGCAGTAGCATACATGCATTCTGCAGCTTCAATTCCTATTTATCACCGAGACATAAAACCTTCGAACATTCTGTTAGATGACAATTATACTGCAAAAGTCTCTGATTTTGGTACCTCAAGGCCAGTTCCATCTGACAAAACTCACCTGACAACAGCTGTGCAAGGGACCTTTGGATACTTGGACCCGGAATACTTCCGATCTAGTCATTTCACAGATAAAAGTGATGTGTACAGTTTGGAGTTGTGCTTGTTGAGTTACTCACAGGGGAAGCCAACATCCTTCTCAGGAGATGAGGACGGAAGACATCTAGTTGCAAGCTTTGTCATGCTAATGAAGGAGAGCCGTTTGCCAAAGATCCTAGATCCTGTTGTGGCCAATGAAGCGAAGGCGGAGGATGTTCTAGCAGTGGCGACGCTAGCCATGAGGTGTTTGAGATTAAATGGGAGAAAGAGACCTCCTATGAGAGAGGTTGTGATGGAGCTTGAAGGACTTAGAAAATCTCAGAGTTTCTCTCAGACCAGCCAAAGTCCTTGTGTATTCGAAGATGGACTGCCTGGTGATGCCATTGAAGAATCAATAGATACCACATCCATGTCACTTAAAATTGAATCCATCTCTTTATAG